In Kineococcus endophyticus, the following proteins share a genomic window:
- a CDS encoding siderophore-interacting protein — protein sequence MSTPTTVSGFTADVENERTAQFWFDLVPRVLEVHGVTRLAARMVRVRFTGEDLHGFPTVAPEDHLKLFFDRAADGSPNVPVVGEDGRWNSGAHVHRDYTVRAFDPSGPFLDVDFVLHDHGVAGRWAGAARPGDRIAALGPRGAFLVKDVADWYVFAADETALPALARWVEGLRPGVPVTAFVEVSDAADEIPLASAADLDLHWLHRGAAPAGTTTLLVDALRAAELPAGTGYVWVAGEAISIKPARRYLSRDLRLDRDSYDVDGYWRRGTRNHDHHEDEPGDSHDE from the coding sequence GTGAGCACCCCCACGACCGTGTCCGGTTTCACGGCCGACGTCGAGAACGAGCGGACCGCCCAGTTCTGGTTCGACCTCGTCCCCCGCGTCCTGGAGGTGCACGGGGTGACGCGCCTGGCCGCGCGGATGGTCCGCGTCCGGTTCACGGGCGAGGACCTGCACGGGTTCCCGACCGTCGCGCCAGAGGACCACCTCAAGCTGTTCTTCGACCGGGCCGCCGACGGTTCCCCGAACGTCCCGGTCGTGGGGGAGGACGGGCGCTGGAACTCCGGCGCGCACGTGCACCGCGACTACACCGTCCGCGCCTTCGACCCCTCGGGTCCGTTCCTCGACGTCGACTTCGTGCTGCACGACCACGGCGTCGCCGGCCGTTGGGCCGGCGCGGCCCGACCCGGGGACCGGATCGCCGCCCTCGGACCGCGCGGGGCGTTCCTCGTCAAGGACGTCGCCGACTGGTACGTCTTCGCCGCGGACGAGACCGCGTTGCCCGCGCTGGCCCGGTGGGTGGAGGGGTTGCGCCCCGGAGTTCCGGTGACGGCGTTCGTCGAGGTGAGCGACGCCGCCGACGAGATCCCCCTGGCGTCGGCCGCGGACCTCGACCTGCACTGGCTCCACCGCGGCGCCGCCCCCGCCGGGACGACGACCCTGCTCGTCGACGCGTTGCGGGCCGCGGAACTGCCCGCCGGAACGGGGTACGTGTGGGTCGCCGGCGAGGCGATCTCGATCAAACCCGCCCGCCGGTACCTCTCGCGCGACCTCCGGCTGGACCGCGACTCCTACGACGTCGACGGCTACTGGCGGCGCGGTACGCGCAACCACGACCACCACGAGGACGAGCCGGGGGACTCGCATGACGAGTGA
- a CDS encoding CG0192-related protein, whose amino-acid sequence MAVIHRATLTPTKREAVVAWLPSQPWAPASEGEAVVVGRFRFDDPAGEVGVETLLVRTGDGTVLTVPLTYRGAPLAGAEEFLVTEMDHSVLGRRWVYDAVGDPVWADTTRRAIATGGHEADLRTAVDGRFEPRTKEGFAQGSGSAADSPSVTDVRVGTEGTVTTVDTGHGRLLVLRVLGGEVPAGETLTASWDGADPAVVVVLAP is encoded by the coding sequence ATGGCCGTCATCCACCGCGCGACGCTGACCCCCACCAAGCGCGAGGCGGTCGTCGCCTGGCTGCCGTCGCAGCCCTGGGCGCCCGCGTCCGAGGGGGAGGCCGTCGTCGTGGGGCGGTTCCGGTTCGACGACCCGGCCGGTGAGGTGGGGGTCGAGACGCTCCTCGTCCGCACGGGCGACGGGACGGTCCTGACCGTCCCGCTGACCTACCGCGGTGCGCCCCTGGCCGGGGCCGAGGAGTTCCTCGTGACGGAGATGGACCACTCCGTGCTGGGGCGGCGGTGGGTGTACGACGCCGTCGGCGACCCCGTCTGGGCGGACACGACGCGCCGCGCCATCGCCACGGGCGGGCACGAGGCCGACCTCCGGACGGCCGTCGACGGGCGCTTCGAGCCCAGGACGAAGGAGGGGTTCGCCCAGGGCAGCGGGTCCGCGGCCGACTCCCCGTCCGTCACCGACGTCAGGGTCGGTACCGAGGGCACGGTGACGACGGTCGACACCGGCCACGGTCGCCTGCTCGTCCTGCGGGTGCTCGGAGGAGAGGTGCCCGCGGGGGAGACGCTGACGGCCAGCTGGGACGGCGCGGACCCGGCCGTCGTGGTCGTCCTCGCCCCCTGA
- a CDS encoding MbtH family protein yields MNPFDNPDADFRVLVNEAGQHSLWPVFAEVPAGWTVVHGPVRRDAALTYVDEHWTDITPRTPA; encoded by the coding sequence ATGAACCCGTTCGACAACCCCGACGCCGACTTCCGCGTGCTCGTCAACGAGGCCGGCCAGCACAGCCTGTGGCCCGTGTTCGCCGAGGTCCCCGCCGGGTGGACGGTCGTGCACGGCCCGGTGCGCCGGGACGCGGCGCTCACCTACGTCGACGAGCACTGGACCGACATCACCCCGAGAACCCCCGCGTGA
- a CDS encoding thioesterase domain-containing protein — protein MVPAALVVVDDLPLTVNSKLDVAALPVPDLTATGRAPRTAEEETVCAAFAEVLGLPRFGADDDFHTAGGHSLLAMRLAALLTDRLGTRVGVAAVLANPTPAGLLDALHRPQADPWGPLLPLGGQDTARGTVVCVPPLLGLGWTFAALASRLPGAQRVLALQSPALAADPAEVAALPTTLDGLADLLVPHVLAGTAGEPVHLVGFSFGAHLAHVLASRLEERGVDLASLTLLDPGAPGGVLPVGVEVPDPVGADQEAMEYLLTLSLRERPDWLTPPHDPDDVLAFLAEGSGVLAGFGRPELDRIVRSAVHSASVLGTAEPRPVAAPVLLVASTAPGHRTGRVPTTADLEAERDAWQPFCRRPVELRTVDVVHTAITSPAGSDQVARLLTPFTTAALAGRTDHPRSTQETR, from the coding sequence ATGGTCCCGGCCGCGCTCGTCGTCGTCGACGACCTGCCGCTGACCGTGAACTCCAAGCTCGACGTCGCCGCCCTGCCCGTCCCGGACCTCACCGCCACGGGCCGCGCGCCCCGCACGGCCGAGGAGGAGACCGTCTGCGCCGCGTTCGCGGAGGTGCTCGGCCTGCCGCGGTTCGGGGCGGACGACGACTTCCACACCGCGGGCGGGCACTCGCTGCTGGCGATGCGCCTCGCGGCGCTGCTGACCGACCGGCTCGGAACCCGGGTGGGGGTGGCCGCCGTCCTGGCGAACCCCACCCCCGCCGGCCTGCTCGACGCGCTGCACCGGCCGCAGGCGGACCCGTGGGGACCGTTGCTGCCGCTGGGCGGCCAGGACACCGCGCGGGGCACCGTCGTCTGCGTCCCGCCGCTCCTGGGGCTCGGCTGGACGTTCGCCGCCCTGGCGTCGCGACTGCCCGGGGCGCAACGGGTCCTCGCGTTGCAGTCGCCCGCGTTGGCCGCCGACCCCGCCGAGGTCGCGGCCCTGCCGACGACGCTCGACGGGCTCGCCGACCTGCTCGTCCCCCACGTCCTGGCCGGTACCGCGGGCGAGCCCGTGCACCTCGTCGGGTTCTCCTTCGGCGCCCACCTCGCGCACGTCCTCGCCTCGCGACTGGAGGAGCGGGGCGTCGACCTCGCCTCCCTCACGCTGCTGGACCCGGGAGCCCCCGGCGGCGTGTTGCCCGTGGGCGTCGAGGTGCCCGACCCGGTGGGCGCCGACCAGGAGGCAATGGAGTACCTGCTGACGCTGTCCCTGCGGGAGCGGCCCGACTGGCTCACCCCGCCCCACGACCCCGACGACGTGCTGGCGTTCCTCGCCGAAGGCAGTGGGGTGCTGGCCGGGTTCGGGCGTCCCGAACTCGACCGGATCGTGCGCTCCGCCGTGCACTCCGCGTCGGTCCTCGGCACCGCGGAGCCGCGCCCCGTCGCCGCTCCCGTCCTGCTGGTGGCGAGCACGGCACCCGGCCACCGCACCGGCCGGGTGCCCACGACCGCCGACCTCGAGGCCGAACGCGATGCGTGGCAACCGTTCTGCCGACGGCCCGTCGAGCTGCGCACGGTGGACGTGGTCCACACCGCGATCACCTCACCCGCGGGGTCCGACCAGGTCGCCCGCCTCCTCACCCCGTTCACCACCGCCGCCCTCGCCGGGCGCACCGACCACCCCCGCAGCACCCAGGAGACGCGATGA
- a CDS encoding FecCD family ABC transporter permease: protein MSAPVLAPPPVRPRGRSALRLVVWVVLLVAVLVGCVAAIALGERVLAPADVLAALTGSASPGLEFLVLELRAPRAVTAVLVGAALGASGAVTQSLLRNPLASPDIVGVTAGASCAVVVGLLGVGGLGGAVAAAGPVAAAAVGAAAAAAVVLLLAWKDGITARRVVLVGLGVNAGLGAATSWTLLRADLPDLGQALRWLTGSLNDVDPDRLPTVAAVVGVALVLLAASARTLDVLRLDDVTAAALGVRVGRARVLLLALAVVLAAAATAVAGPVGFVAFAAPQLAQVVFRTAGPPVGGATVVGALAVLLADLVARTAFPQPVPVGLVTAAAGAPLLLWLLVRNR, encoded by the coding sequence GTGAGCGCGCCGGTGCTCGCGCCGCCGCCGGTCCGTCCGCGAGGGCGGTCGGCCCTCCGGTTGGTCGTCTGGGTCGTCCTGCTGGTCGCGGTGCTCGTGGGGTGCGTCGCGGCGATCGCCCTCGGGGAGCGGGTGCTCGCGCCCGCCGACGTCCTCGCCGCCCTCACGGGTTCGGCGTCGCCCGGCCTGGAGTTCCTCGTCCTCGAGCTGCGCGCGCCGCGAGCCGTCACGGCCGTCCTCGTCGGTGCCGCCCTCGGGGCCTCCGGAGCCGTGACGCAGTCGTTGCTGCGCAACCCGTTGGCGAGCCCGGACATCGTCGGGGTCACCGCTGGGGCCTCGTGCGCCGTCGTGGTGGGACTGCTCGGCGTCGGCGGCCTCGGGGGTGCGGTCGCCGCGGCGGGTCCCGTCGCCGCGGCCGCGGTGGGCGCTGCAGCCGCCGCCGCGGTCGTGCTGCTGCTGGCGTGGAAGGACGGGATCACGGCCCGTCGCGTCGTCCTCGTCGGGCTCGGCGTCAACGCCGGTCTCGGCGCCGCGACGTCCTGGACGCTGCTGCGCGCCGACCTGCCCGACCTCGGTCAGGCGCTGCGCTGGCTCACGGGATCCCTCAACGACGTCGACCCCGACCGGTTGCCGACCGTCGCCGCCGTCGTGGGGGTCGCGCTGGTCCTGCTCGCGGCGTCGGCGCGGACCCTCGACGTGCTCCGCCTGGACGACGTGACGGCCGCAGCCCTGGGCGTGCGGGTCGGGCGGGCGCGGGTGCTCCTGCTGGCGTTGGCCGTCGTGCTCGCGGCCGCCGCGACGGCCGTCGCCGGGCCGGTGGGGTTCGTCGCCTTCGCGGCCCCGCAGCTTGCTCAGGTGGTGTTCCGGACGGCCGGGCCACCCGTCGGGGGAGCGACCGTCGTCGGCGCGCTCGCCGTCCTCCTCGCCGACCTGGTGGCACGCACCGCGTTCCCGCAACCGGTGCCGGTCGGGCTTGTCACCGCGGCGGCGGGCGCACCGCTGCTCCTGTGGTTGCTGGTGCGCAACCGGTGA
- a CDS encoding PPOX class F420-dependent oxidoreductase, giving the protein MADVTTENALLDLVGSTRNSVLATLKRDGRPQLSNVTHHYDPVRRLVRISVTADRAKARNLERDPRASLHVTSDDFWSWVVVEGDASLSAVAQREDDEAVEELVDLYRALAGEHPDWDDYRRAMVRDRRRVVRLPVGRVYGQLPA; this is encoded by the coding sequence ATGGCAGACGTCACGACGGAGAACGCCCTCCTGGACCTCGTCGGCTCGACCCGCAACAGCGTCCTCGCGACGCTCAAGCGCGACGGCCGACCGCAGCTGTCCAACGTCACCCACCACTACGACCCCGTCCGCCGGCTCGTCCGGATCTCGGTGACCGCCGACCGCGCCAAGGCGCGCAACCTCGAACGCGACCCGCGGGCCAGCCTGCACGTCACCAGCGACGACTTCTGGAGCTGGGTCGTCGTCGAGGGGGACGCGAGCCTGTCCGCCGTCGCGCAGCGCGAGGACGACGAGGCCGTCGAGGAACTCGTCGACCTGTACCGGGCGCTCGCAGGCGAGCACCCGGACTGGGACGACTACCGCCGGGCGATGGTGCGGGACCGGCGCCGGGTGGTGCGCCTGCCCGTCGGCCGGGTCTACGGCCAACTCCCCGCGTGA
- a CDS encoding FecCD family ABC transporter permease, with translation MTSDLLQRVAPVAARPRLVPAVGVLAAVLVLAAGASLLVGSRPLPVSDVWNSLRGNGEPAVDAVVRGLRVPRTVLAVVVGAALGLAGALTQALTRNPLADPGLVGVNAGASLGVVVAMAYLGVRSPAGYVWCGVLGAVVVGAVVLGLTSRVRSLEPVTTLVLTGSVVSALLGAATTVVLLLHEDSLRSFQFWSAGTLAARDLGVLTGIAPVLVLGVLAAAVTAPALSSLELGDDLAAALGRRVRRDRAVGLAAVVLLAAAATAAAGTLGFLGLLAPHLARFLAAARPVATLALSALTGAVLLTVADVAGRVLLSSSELPVGIVLAVLGAPVFVALARRLDR, from the coding sequence ATGACGAGTGACCTGCTGCAGCGCGTCGCCCCGGTGGCCGCGCGACCCCGGCTGGTCCCCGCGGTCGGTGTCCTCGCCGCGGTGCTGGTGCTGGCGGCCGGGGCCAGTCTGCTCGTGGGGTCGCGGCCGCTCCCCGTGTCGGACGTCTGGAACTCGTTGCGGGGGAACGGGGAACCCGCGGTCGACGCCGTGGTGCGGGGGTTGCGGGTTCCCCGCACCGTCCTCGCCGTCGTCGTCGGGGCCGCGCTGGGGCTCGCCGGGGCGCTGACGCAGGCCCTGACGCGCAACCCCCTGGCCGACCCCGGACTCGTCGGGGTCAACGCCGGGGCGTCCCTGGGCGTCGTCGTGGCGATGGCGTACCTGGGGGTGCGGTCGCCGGCGGGCTACGTCTGGTGCGGGGTGCTCGGCGCCGTGGTCGTCGGGGCGGTCGTCCTGGGGCTGACGAGCCGGGTCCGGTCGCTGGAACCCGTGACGACGCTCGTGCTCACCGGGTCCGTCGTCTCGGCTCTCCTCGGGGCGGCGACGACGGTCGTCCTGCTGCTGCACGAGGACTCCCTGCGCTCGTTCCAGTTCTGGAGCGCCGGCACGCTCGCAGCGCGCGACCTCGGTGTCCTGACCGGCATCGCCCCCGTCCTCGTCCTCGGGGTGCTGGCCGCCGCCGTCACGGCCCCCGCGCTGTCCTCCCTGGAACTCGGGGACGACCTCGCCGCCGCGCTCGGCCGCCGCGTCCGGCGGGACCGGGCCGTGGGGCTGGCCGCCGTCGTCCTGCTCGCCGCGGCGGCGACCGCGGCCGCCGGAACCCTCGGGTTCCTGGGACTGCTCGCCCCGCACCTGGCCCGGTTCCTCGCCGCCGCCCGGCCGGTCGCGACGCTCGCGCTGTCGGCGCTGACCGGGGCGGTGCTGCTCACCGTCGCGGACGTCGCGGGCCGAGTGCTGCTCAGCAGTTCCGAACTCCCCGTCGGGATCGTGCTCGCCGTCCTCGGTGCGCCCGTGTTCGTCGCGCTCGCGCGCAGGCTCGACCGGTGA
- the entS gene encoding enterobactin transporter EntS, whose amino-acid sequence MSRFLDLSGWAVDLTPLRESRQFRLLFTGRLVSVFGLGMLAVVLSVQAYDLTGSSLQVAAVNTVLGVATLAGSLAGGVLADRVDRRRVVLVSRALAVVGFVVLALNATADHPSVAVLYVFAVWDGATGAVGATAFGAAVPAVVPPSMLPATGALMALCLDLGSVAAPLVAGFVTGAGGPAAVYWSVVVVSAVSWLVLFRLDPVVPARSAPDAGPRRSAAGRAVADLREGFAFARADRVVGAVLLIGFLQIFFASPHVLVPEFVGDDLGGGPEAVGLVYAAPAAGALVAGICSGWIPRVRRTGVLLVVVPAVSALAVAAFGLAPGVWFAVVAMTVVGITDVVGEVLRFTVLAERTPDRLRGRVQSIWSAQVTVGDTLGGPLLAVGARALGTSPVIAVGGVFAAVATLALLLTRPELRRHVSGLDPSENPPENPSETLENFQESR is encoded by the coding sequence GTGAGCCGCTTCCTCGACTTGTCCGGGTGGGCCGTCGACCTCACCCCGCTGCGGGAGAGCAGGCAGTTCCGCCTGCTGTTCACCGGCCGCCTCGTCTCGGTGTTCGGGCTGGGGATGCTGGCCGTCGTGCTCTCGGTGCAGGCCTACGACCTCACCGGGTCGTCCCTGCAGGTGGCCGCCGTCAACACCGTCCTCGGGGTCGCGACCCTCGCCGGGTCCCTCGCGGGAGGTGTGCTGGCCGACCGGGTGGACCGCCGGCGGGTCGTCCTCGTCAGCCGGGCGCTCGCCGTCGTCGGGTTCGTCGTGCTCGCGCTCAACGCCACCGCCGACCACCCGTCGGTCGCCGTCCTCTACGTGTTCGCCGTCTGGGACGGCGCCACGGGGGCGGTGGGCGCCACCGCCTTCGGGGCGGCCGTGCCGGCCGTCGTGCCGCCGTCGATGCTGCCCGCCACGGGAGCGCTCATGGCGCTCTGCCTCGACCTGGGCTCGGTCGCCGCGCCCCTCGTCGCGGGGTTCGTCACCGGGGCCGGGGGGCCGGCCGCCGTGTACTGGTCCGTCGTCGTCGTGAGCGCCGTGTCCTGGCTCGTCCTGTTCCGCCTCGACCCCGTGGTGCCGGCGCGGTCCGCGCCGGACGCCGGTCCCCGCCGGTCCGCCGCGGGGCGGGCGGTGGCGGACCTGCGGGAGGGTTTCGCGTTCGCGCGCGCCGACCGCGTCGTCGGTGCGGTCCTGCTCATCGGCTTCCTGCAGATCTTCTTCGCCTCCCCGCACGTGCTGGTGCCGGAGTTCGTGGGCGACGACCTCGGCGGCGGCCCCGAGGCGGTCGGGCTCGTGTACGCCGCGCCCGCGGCGGGCGCCCTGGTCGCCGGGATCTGCAGCGGGTGGATCCCGCGCGTACGGCGCACCGGGGTCCTGCTCGTCGTCGTCCCCGCGGTGTCCGCGCTGGCCGTGGCCGCCTTCGGCCTGGCCCCCGGGGTGTGGTTCGCCGTCGTCGCCATGACGGTCGTCGGGATCACCGACGTGGTCGGGGAGGTCCTCCGGTTCACGGTCCTGGCCGAACGCACCCCGGACCGGTTGCGCGGCCGGGTGCAGAGCATCTGGTCGGCCCAGGTGACGGTGGGCGACACCCTCGGCGGGCCGCTGCTCGCGGTGGGTGCCCGGGCGCTGGGGACGTCCCCCGTCATCGCCGTCGGCGGCGTGTTCGCGGCCGTCGCCACGCTGGCCCTGCTGCTGACCCGGCCGGAGCTGCGCCGGCACGTCTCGGGTCTGGACCCGTCCGAGAACCCGCCCGAGAACCCGTCTGAAACCCTCGAGAACTTCCAGGAGTCCCGGTGA